GTCGTGACAAGCGTGTGACATCCTACAGCGCCGCGCGTCTTTTCAGACGCGCAAAGGACGCTGTAGCACTTTGAATTGCTGCATAATTCGATCCATAAATCGGAATCGATTTATGGATCGAATTATGCAGAAGGCGTGAAATAGCGGGCAGGGGTGGAATGGCGGGATTGAAGCAGGTGCAAAGGCAAACCGGCGTGGCGCTCTGGCGCCAGATCGCTGATCGGATTCGCGAGGCGATCAGCAGCGGAACCTATGACGAAACGGGAATGGTACCACCGGAAACCGTGCTGGCGCTGCAATTCGGCGTCAACCGGCATACGGTGCGCAGTGCGCTGGCGGCGCTGGCGCAGGAGGGTATCGTCCGTGCGGTACAAGGTCGCGGCACGCTGATCGAGCGCAAGGAGCGGCTGAATTTCCCGATCACGCGGCGCACGCGATTCACCGCCGGCATTGGCGATCAGGCGCGTGAAATGCGCGGCCTTCTGCTCGATGAGGCGAGGGAGGAAGCGAGTGCCGAGATCGCCCGCTGGCTGGGTCTGAAGCCGGGAGAACACGTGATCCGCCTGGAAACATTGCGCCAGGCAGACAAGCGCCCGGTTTCAAGGGCGACGAGCTGGTTTCCCGCCAAGCGCTTTGCCGGTATCGGTGAGGCCTACCGGACGGCGGAATCGATCACCAAGGCTTTTGCCGAACTCGGCCTGTCGGATTATGTCCGCGCCACGACCGAGGTGACAGCCGCCCATGCGAGTGCTGCCGATATGGCCGACCTCGAACTCACCCCTGGCGCCATCCTTCTGATCGCCAAGGCGATGAATACCGATCTTGAGGGTGTGCCGGTGCAATATTCGATCAGCCGCTTCGCGGCCGACCGGGTGCAGTTCACCATCGAGAACTGAATGCCTTCCCCGCCGAAGCGGGGAAAGATCAGCTGAGATCAATGTGCGCTGGACATGTCGCCGAGCACTTCCTTGGAAGCGACGGTGGAATCCGCCTTCAGCGTGTAGACCATGGGCACGCCGGTGGCGAGATTGAGGGCGAGCACGCCTTCTTTGCTCAGCTTGTCGAGCACCATCACCAGCGAGCGCAGCGAATTGCCGTGTGCGGCAACCAGCACCTTTTCGCCTCTGAGCACGCGCGGCAGGATTTCGGTGAGGTAGTAGGGCCAGACGCGGGCGCCGGTGTCGCGCAGGCTTTCACCGCCGGGAGGCGGCACGTCATAGGAACGGCGCCAGATATGCACCTGTTCCTCGCCCCACTTGGCGCGTGCATCATCCTTGTTGAGGCCGGAGAGGTCGCCGTAGTCGCGCTCGTTCAGCGCCTGGTCTCGGATCGTCTGGAGATCGGGCTGGCCGACCTTGTCGAGGATGAGCTTCAGCGTGTGCTGCGCGCGCACCAGCACCGAGGTATAGGCGACGTCGAATTTAATCCCGTATTCGGCGAGCGCAGCCCCGCCTGCATTAGCTTCCTGGACGCCGAGCTCGGTCAGATCGGGATCCTTCCAGCCGGTGAAGAGATTCTTCAGGTTCCAGTCACTCTGGCCGTGGCGAACGAGGACGAGGGTACCGCTCATGAATATGCCTCCGTAGTATCGTTATGAGGAAGAAAGCCCGAGCACGTCGAGCATGGAATAGAGACCCGGCTTCTTGTCGCGTGCCCAAAGGGCCGCTTTGATGGCGCCGCGCGCGAAGATCGAGCGGTCGGCCGCACTGTGCGATAGGGTGACAATTTCACCTTCGCCGGCAAAAAGCACGGAATGCTCGCCGATGACGGAGCCGCCGCGCAGCGTCGCAAAGCCGATCGTGCCCGCTTCGCGGGCGCCGGTATGGCCGTCGCGCACCCGGACCGACTTCGAGGCCAGATCGATGCTGCGCCCCTTTGCCGCGGCCTCACCGAAGAGAAGGGCGGTGCCGGAAGGCGCATCTACCTTGTGCTTGTGGTGCATTTCCAGGATCTCGATATCCCAGTCATCAGGATCGAGCGCACGCGCTGCCTGCTCTGCGAGCACGCTGAGCAGATTGACCCCGAGGCTCATATTGCCCGACTTGACGATGCGGGCATGGCGGGCCGCCGCGGCGATCTTGGCATTGTCGTCGGGTAAACAGCCCGTCGTGCCGATGACATGGACGATGCGGGCCTGCGCGGCGAGGCCTGAGAATTCTACTGTTGCAGCGGGCGAGGTGAAGTCGAGCACGCCTTCGGCATCGAGAAAAGCGTTGAGCGGATCGTCGACGATAACGACACCGATCGGGCCGAGACCGGCGATCTCGCCGGCATCCTTGCCGACGAAGGGCGAGCCGGCACGCTCGACCGCGGCATGCAGCGTCACGCCATCGATCGAATGGATGAGCCGGATCAGCGTCTGCCCCATGCGTCCTGCTGCGCCAACCACCACCAGTTTCATCGCAGCATCGCTCATGTCAGTCTCGCCAGGTCAGTTTGAATCGGAGGCCGAAGGCCTCTGCAGGTTGTTGAGGCGAGCGTAAAGACCGTCGCTGACCTTCGCAAGCGTCTCGTGGTTGCCTTCCTCGACGACGCGACCCTGCTGCATGACGACGATCTTGTCGGCGCGCACCACGGTCGACAGCCGATGGGCGATGACGACGACGGTGCGTCCGCTCATCGCTTCGTCGAGCGCCTTCTGCACGGCTGCTTCGGATTCGGTGTCGAGGGCCGAGGTCGCCTCGTCGAGAAGCAGGATCGGCGCATTGCGCACCAGGGCGCGTGCGATCGACAGCCGCTGGCGCTGGCCGCCGGAAAGCGTCACGCCGTTTTCGCCGACCGCCGTCTCGTAACCCTGCGGCTGTGCTGAGATGAAGTCATGCGCGTAGGCAAGCCGCGCCGCTTCTTCCACCTCGGCATCGGTCGCTTCCGGCCGGCCATAGCGGATATTGTCGCGGATCGTGCCCTCGAACAGATAGGGCTGCTGCGATACATAGGCGAGCTGCTGGCGCAGCGACTTCTTGGTGATGTGGGCGATGTCCTGCCCGTCGATCAGGATTTCGCCTTCGCGCGGGTCGTAGAAGCGCGGAATGAGGCTGATGACGGTGGATTTGCCGGCGCCCGACGGGCCGACCAGCGCCGTCGTCGCGCCGCCCTCGGCGGTGAAACTGACGCCGCTGAGCACGCTCTCATTGCCGTAGGCGAAGGAAACATTGCGGAATTCGATCCTTGCCTGCGTCACCGTCAGCGGCCGGGCATCCGGCAGGTCCCGCTGGCGCGGTTCCATGTCGAGCAACTCGTAGATCATCCGCGCATTGACGACGGCACGCTCCATCTGCACCTGCAGGCGGGCAAGCCGTCGGGCCGGGTCATAGGCAAGCAGCAGCGCGGTGACGAAGGAGAAGAAGGCGCCGGGCGGCACATTGTAGTAGATCGAGCGGTAGGCGGCATAGGCAAGCACGCTGGCGACGGCAAAGCCCGCGAAACTCTCCGTCAGAGGAGAGGTGCGTTCGGAAAGCCGGGCAATCCGGTTCGCCCGGCTTTCGGCGCCCTTGATGAGCTTGTTGACCTTGCCTTCCAGTTCTTCTTCCATCGTGAAGGCTTTCACGATGGCGATACCCTGGATCGTTTCCTGCATGGCGCCGAGAACGTGGCTGTTCAGATGCACGGCCTCGCGCGTCGCCGAGCGCAGCCGCTTGGAAACATAACGCAGCGCATAAAGCAGCGGCGGGGCCATGATGAACACGGCAAGGCTGAGCAGCGGATCCTGGAGGATCATCACGGCGAGCAGAGAAACGAAGGTCAGCAGGTCGCGCACTGTCGAGGTGATCGTCAGGTTGAGCACGTCGCGGATGCCGCTGACATTCTGGCTCACCTGCGCGGCGATATGTGCAGAGCGCGCCTCGCTGAAGAAGCCGACCGAAAG
This Rhizobium brockwellii DNA region includes the following protein-coding sequences:
- a CDS encoding 2,3-bisphosphoglycerate-dependent phosphoglycerate mutase, which codes for MSGTLVLVRHGQSDWNLKNLFTGWKDPDLTELGVQEANAGGAALAEYGIKFDVAYTSVLVRAQHTLKLILDKVGQPDLQTIRDQALNERDYGDLSGLNKDDARAKWGEEQVHIWRRSYDVPPPGGESLRDTGARVWPYYLTEILPRVLRGEKVLVAAHGNSLRSLVMVLDKLSKEGVLALNLATGVPMVYTLKADSTVASKEVLGDMSSAH
- a CDS encoding ABC transporter ATP-binding protein; this encodes MEAAESRTQSVSSDTVTGILKRIIAENGRDHLWGYVFAIACLIVVALSTAFTAWIMRAIIDEAFANRRADVVWIICLSIFIAFVLRGFASYGQAVALSKVGNDIVARYQRRLYAHLMTLSVGFFSEARSAHIAAQVSQNVSGIRDVLNLTITSTVRDLLTFVSLLAVMILQDPLLSLAVFIMAPPLLYALRYVSKRLRSATREAVHLNSHVLGAMQETIQGIAIVKAFTMEEELEGKVNKLIKGAESRANRIARLSERTSPLTESFAGFAVASVLAYAAYRSIYYNVPPGAFFSFVTALLLAYDPARRLARLQVQMERAVVNARMIYELLDMEPRQRDLPDARPLTVTQARIEFRNVSFAYGNESVLSGVSFTAEGGATTALVGPSGAGKSTVISLIPRFYDPREGEILIDGQDIAHITKKSLRQQLAYVSQQPYLFEGTIRDNIRYGRPEATDAEVEEAARLAYAHDFISAQPQGYETAVGENGVTLSGGQRQRLSIARALVRNAPILLLDEATSALDTESEAAVQKALDEAMSGRTVVVIAHRLSTVVRADKIVVMQQGRVVEEGNHETLAKVSDGLYARLNNLQRPSASDSN
- the dapB gene encoding 4-hydroxy-tetrahydrodipicolinate reductase, producing MSDAAMKLVVVGAAGRMGQTLIRLIHSIDGVTLHAAVERAGSPFVGKDAGEIAGLGPIGVVIVDDPLNAFLDAEGVLDFTSPAATVEFSGLAAQARIVHVIGTTGCLPDDNAKIAAAARHARIVKSGNMSLGVNLLSVLAEQAARALDPDDWDIEILEMHHKHKVDAPSGTALLFGEAAAKGRSIDLASKSVRVRDGHTGAREAGTIGFATLRGGSVIGEHSVLFAGEGEIVTLSHSAADRSIFARGAIKAALWARDKKPGLYSMLDVLGLSSS
- the phnF gene encoding phosphonate metabolism transcriptional regulator PhnF — encoded protein: MAGLKQVQRQTGVALWRQIADRIREAISSGTYDETGMVPPETVLALQFGVNRHTVRSALAALAQEGIVRAVQGRGTLIERKERLNFPITRRTRFTAGIGDQAREMRGLLLDEAREEASAEIARWLGLKPGEHVIRLETLRQADKRPVSRATSWFPAKRFAGIGEAYRTAESITKAFAELGLSDYVRATTEVTAAHASAADMADLELTPGAILLIAKAMNTDLEGVPVQYSISRFAADRVQFTIEN